The sequence TGTCCAAATTTAGCCTTTTCAGATGCTACTCTTAAATCACAAGCCATTGATAATTCACATCCTCCTCCTAGGGCATATCCATTAACTGCTGCTATAACAACTTGTGGCATATGTTCTATCTTAGAGAAAACTTTTTGAGCTTTTCTAGCTAATTCTCTTCCTTGCATAGCATTAAGAACGTGCATTTCAGCTATATCTGCTCCTGCAACAAAGGCTTTTTCCCCTGAACCAGTTACTATAACCACTTTTATATCTTTTCTTTTTTCAATACCATCTATTACTTCACCTAATTCTTCTATAGTTGCGGAATTTAAAGCGTTTAAAGCTTTTGGTCTATTAATAGTTACAAACATTACTCCATCTTTTTCTTCAAATAATACATTTTCCATTTTGATTCCTCCTAATAGTTATTTTATAATTATAAGCCCATATTTGCTAAAGGAATAAATATTCCTAGAGTTAAAAATGGTATTAAAATCTGAGTTATTGCTATATCATAATATGCTTCTTTATGTGTTAATTTACATATACCTAGTAATGTTATTTGAGCACCTTGATGTGGTAGTGTGTCAAGTGTTCCAGCTGCTATTGCTCCTATTCTATGTACATATTGAAGATTTATTCCCATTTTCACAAATGTACTTGTTAATGCATCAAAGGCTACTCCCATACCACCTGAAGCTGAACCACAAGCCCCTGCACAAACTGCAACTGTTATTGCTACAAATAGCATTGGAGACACATTCCAATTTTTAAGTCCTTCAATTAAATCACTAAAACCTTGAGTATTTTTAACTACTCCTCCAAATCCAACTACAATAGCTGTATTTAATATAGCTACCCCTGAATCTGCTGCTCCTTTATTAAAAACATTTACCCAACCTTCTATACTAGAAACTTTTCTAAACATTAGTACTGCTGCTAAAACTGTTCCTATTAGTACTGAAGTTTCAACTGGTAATTTTATAAGATTAAAGGAAACCAATATTGTTACAATTGGTAAAAAAGCTATAAGGGGATGAGGTAAATCATCTGATCCATTTTCTTTTATTTCCTCATCTGTTAACTGATATTTCAACGATTTATCATTGAATAATCTTCCTCTTTTTGTAAATTTTCTAGCTCTCCATTCAAGCCAAAGAAATATCATTAGAAATTCTCCAATAGTGGCTACAATTGAAGGAACAAGAGCAGCTGTTGAAGGTGTTCCTAAACTTGTCATTGCAATTACGTTTTGTATTGAAGGTGATCCTGGGGCTGTCATTGACCATGTCCAACATCCTGAGGATATTGCTGCTGGAATAAGCATTCTAGTTATATTTGCTTTTCTAAACATTTGAAGAGCTATAGGATAAATAACAAAGAAAACTACAAATCCACTTACCCCTCCAAATGTTAATATTCCAGTTATACACATAACTAATGGAACAACAAATTTATCTCCAGACATCTTGCTTAAAAATCTAGCTATTGATTCTGCTGCTCCAGTAAATTGATAAACTGCTCCAAACAAAGCACCTATAAAAAATATTAAAAAGTACTTTGTTATATATGAAGATGCTGCTGGCATAAATTGATTCTTTAAATTTTCTAAAACTGGTAATCTATAACCTACAATAACGAAAATAGAAACTAACGGAGCTAAAATTAATGCACTTATTTGTCTAAATGCTAATACCCCAAACAATATCAAAGCAGCTAACAAAATAAAAATACCTACATTCATTTTTTACCTCCATTTTATTTTTTCAATCCCATTATTTCATCTCTAAAAATCCTTTCATCCATAGTTTTAACTGTGCCATCAACTTTAGGAACAAATCCCATTAAATCAATTATTTGACTTTGAATATCTATTCCTGGAGCTACTTCAATTAAATAAACTCCATCTTCTCTTAATTCAAAAACTGCTCTTTCAGTGATATATTTAACAGGCTGCTTAATTTTATTTGCATATTCTCCACTAAATGTAATATGTTCTACTTCCTCAACAAATTTTACTTTTCTTCCCTCTTCTAAAATAATTAATTTTCCATCTTCAACTTTAGTTTTTAATCCACCTGCTGTAAAAGTTCCACAGAAATAAGTTTTTTTAGCATTTTGAGTTATATTGATAAATCCTCCACATCCTGCTATTCTTGGGCCAAATTTTGAAACATTAATATTTCCATTTTTATCTGCCTCTGCTAATCCCAAGAAAGCTAAGTCAATTCCACCTCCATCATAGAAATCAAATTGATAAGGTTGATCTAATATACATTCAGGATTTACTGCTCCTCCAAAACGACTACCACCTTGTGGTATTCCTCCAATTGCTCCAGCCTCAACTGTAAGAGTGAAATATTCACCTATTCCCTCTTCATTTGCAACTGATGAAATATATTCTGGAACTCCTATTCCCAAATTAACAACTGTATTTTCAGTTAATTCCATTGCAGCTCTTCTTCCAATAATTTTTTTAGTACTCATTTTTGGAGATTCTATGCTGTTTAAAGGAATTACTACCTCCCCTGTCATTGATGGGTCAAATGAGCATCCAAAA comes from Fusobacterium sp. IOR10 and encodes:
- a CDS encoding enoyl-CoA hydratase-related protein, encoding MENVLFEEKDGVMFVTINRPKALNALNSATIEELGEVIDGIEKRKDIKVVIVTGSGEKAFVAGADIAEMHVLNAMQGRELARKAQKVFSKIEHMPQVVIAAVNGYALGGGCELSMACDLRVASEKAKFGQPEVNLGILPGFAGTQRLPRLVGKGIAKELIFTTDMIDAKRAYEIGLANKVVKHEELMIETEKIARKIMSKGMFGVSLAKAAVNDGMNMDTESAYKYEADMFGLCFSTEDQKEGMEAFLNKRKASFKNF
- a CDS encoding acyl CoA:acetate/3-ketoacid CoA transferase, which produces MKSVSIITAEEAANLIKDEETLFIGGFVGVNAPEALNKAAEKRFLETGTPKNLFVYFAAGQGNRDGSQTDHYAHEGMVRRVVGGHWNMIPEMGKLALENKIEAYNFPQGTLCQLLRDTAAKKPGILTHVGLNTYVDPRISGGKLNDVTKEDLVELMEIHGEEKLFYNAIPIDVCFIRGSYSDESGNISLEREVATLEATSAAQATKNNGGIVIVQVEKIVKNGTLDPRLVKIPRIYVDAVVIAKPEDHEQCFGCSFDPSMTGEVVIPLNSIESPKMSTKKIIGRRAAMELTENTVVNLGIGVPEYISSVANEEGIGEYFTLTVEAGAIGGIPQGGSRFGGAVNPECILDQPYQFDFYDGGGIDLAFLGLAEADKNGNINVSKFGPRIAGCGGFINITQNAKKTYFCGTFTAGGLKTKVEDGKLIILEEGRKVKFVEEVEHITFSGEYANKIKQPVKYITERAVFELREDGVYLIEVAPGIDIQSQIIDLMGFVPKVDGTVKTMDERIFRDEIMGLKK
- a CDS encoding GntP family permease gives rise to the protein MNVGIFILLAALILFGVLAFRQISALILAPLVSIFVIVGYRLPVLENLKNQFMPAASSYITKYFLIFFIGALFGAVYQFTGAAESIARFLSKMSGDKFVVPLVMCITGILTFGGVSGFVVFFVIYPIALQMFRKANITRMLIPAAISSGCWTWSMTAPGSPSIQNVIAMTSLGTPSTAALVPSIVATIGEFLMIFLWLEWRARKFTKRGRLFNDKSLKYQLTDEEIKENGSDDLPHPLIAFLPIVTILVSFNLIKLPVETSVLIGTVLAAVLMFRKVSSIEGWVNVFNKGAADSGVAILNTAIVVGFGGVVKNTQGFSDLIEGLKNWNVSPMLFVAITVAVCAGACGSASGGMGVAFDALTSTFVKMGINLQYVHRIGAIAAGTLDTLPHQGAQITLLGICKLTHKEAYYDIAITQILIPFLTLGIFIPLANMGL